The following are encoded in a window of Flavobacterium psychrotrophum genomic DNA:
- a CDS encoding four helix bundle protein, producing MAKLHSFEEIIAWQKARELNAEIYRITNNNEIFTRDYGLRDQMRRSSISISSNIAEGFERETTKEFIRFLYIAKASAGEFRSQLYLASDLKYISDYEFQGLSLKINDISKLLSGFIKYLAGTL from the coding sequence ATGGCGAAACTGCATTCTTTTGAAGAAATTATTGCATGGCAAAAAGCCAGGGAATTGAATGCCGAAATATACCGAATTACTAATAATAACGAGATCTTTACACGGGATTATGGTTTGAGAGATCAGATGAGGAGATCAAGTATCTCAATATCTTCTAACATTGCCGAAGGCTTTGAAAGAGAAACGACCAAGGAATTCATACGTTTCCTTTACATTGCTAAAGCTTCCGCAGGAGAATTCAGGTCCCAGCTTTATTTAGCTTCAGATTTGAAATATATTTCTGATTATGAATTTCAAGGTTTAAGCCTGAAGATAAATGACATATCAAAGTTGTTAAGTGGCTTTATAAAGTACCTCGCAGGAACTTTATAG